Below is a window of Drosophila bipectinata strain 14024-0381.07 chromosome XR, DbipHiC1v2, whole genome shotgun sequence DNA.
CTtatgtctaaaaaaaaacgtccTAGTCGTAATTTGGTTTGAACTTAGAATATAGTCTCGTCCGCCGGCCTCTTGTATACGCGTCCCTTCTTCCGCATATACTGGTTGATGAAGTCATAGGACTTGTGCTTCACGGACTCGGTACAGGCCAGTGGATTTCCGGTCATGTCGCAGTATCGCATCTCCTTGGTGGTGATGTGGTGGGTCAACTGGAATACAGGATCAGGATGATAGATGGAGTCTATCCTTCTATAAAGTATAGATCTTACTCTCTTGATGAGGAATTGGTAGTCCTCCTCGCTGGTGATGCGTCCCAGGGTGCAGGTGTCCTTGCGGTAGGGACGCAGGAATTCGGCCACAGTGCCACTAATATCTGAACGGAACTTGCCATGGGCTTCGCGTCCTCCAATCACAATGTTACTCAACAGGGTTCTGAAAAAAGGAGGGGAATTATTTCAAAAGGATATCTCAGTGCcgtgtcacggtcgccataaGGTCGCCTTGGCGACCGTGACACCTTCTAACGGAATATAGATCTTACGTCTTGCTCTTTTTGATGCGGTGATCTGGCGCCGATCGCTGGCGCTTGAAGTCAAGGATTGGTGGCATTGGTAGCTTCCGCTTGCTGCCCAGCACTTGAACTGGTGGCGACCCCACCTCTTCTACCTGGACGAGTCCTGCTATTGGCAACTTGATCAAGCTGGCCAGAGCTGCGGCCGCTTTTGCCGCCTGGCTTGTGCTCGGCTCCATGTTGAGAGCATCCAGTTCGTCCACCTGCATCCCGCCCGCCACAATGCCGTCGATCAACGGCAACTCCACGGCCGGGACATCCGTTGAAGCGTCCTCGTCGGAGGAGTAGAGATAGCCCTGGATGGGCAGTGAGTTGTTGGGTGAAGTTCCATCCGTAGTAGTGCCGGAACCACCGGGCCCGGGCCCGGGCCCAGCTATGGCGGCGTCGAGTCTGCGCCGGCGGTAGAGCTCCTTGCGACGCCGGATCTTCTCCTTGTTCTCCTTGTACTTGCGCGACTCCAGCTGGTTGTAGAGACGATCCTCGTCGCGACGTGGACTGATCTGGCGGACCGAAACGAGGCGATTCCTGCGCATCTCGCGGCGCTCCTTCACCTTGCTCTCGACATATTGGGCCAGGGACTTGTTGCTCAGCGATCCGACATAGTCCACATCCACGTGGATGAGCTCGCTGGCCGTATCGATCTGCAGCTCCTGCAACGGTGGCGGTTGCTTCGCGGGATCCTCGACGGCGATCAGAGTTTGTAGGCGCTGTTCCGGGGTGGGTGGCTCCCATTGGGAGATGCGATCCCGCAGATTGTAGTAAAAGATATCGCCATCGGGCGTCAGGCGCCAGTGCCAGGACGGTGGCAACGGATCCACTCCGGCCGGCAGCTTATATTCCGCGGCGGCTCCCGACGTGGATGGTCCACCGTCCGACTCGGGAGAGAGCAtggcctgggcctgggcatCTGTCCGCTGGGGCGGCGGCAAGGGCATGTCCTCGGAATTGAACCATTCTCCGGTCTCGGTGTTCTGGTAGAACGGCAGCATCTTGGGGTCCGTGCTCAGGTCTGCACCGAAGAAGTCGCAGCGTGCCTCGTGCTCGCGCCAGTCTTCGCTGCAGACGCGCTTCTCCGCCTCGTCCAGAGCCACCTGGGGTGTGGGTTTTACGGAGGTTGTTAGTGAAGGCACTGCAGgcactcctcctcctccggctgCTGCTCTAACAATACTCACCTTCCTCTCGAAGAGGCTACGGCGCAGTTCCTTGGAGAGCGGGGCACGCCGGGCCTCGCCACCCAGAGTGGGTCCGATGTCGGATCGGCGCCGGTTGTCCATCCGGTTTATGCCCTCCATGgtgccgttgttgttgttgccctTCTGTTGGGTGGTAATGGTGCATATGGTGTTGTTGCCGCTCATCCGAGTCGGCTTGTTGTTGTTCCGGTTGTTGGTGATGTCCCGCTGACCGCGGAACCGATCCTGACGATAGGGATCGGAGGAGCTGCCATCGTCGCGCTCGCGCAGATCCTCGAGGCCGGTGCTGGAGTGGAATCGCGGCTCCGGCGGGCGATCGGCCTCCCGTTCGTGTTCCTTCATCTGTTCGATGCGCTCCCGCTTCGGGATGCGGAATATCTCCGGCAGGGCCTGCCACTTCTTCAGCAGAGCCGCCATCCGTGGGCGCAGTGCAGACTGCGAGGCATCTCCTTCAGCCCCATCTTGAGGTTCTCCCAGGCTGTTGCTCCACAGCTGGACACTCTGGTAGATCTTGCTGTCGTTGAGCATGGTACGGTTGGGAATGGGCAGTGATTCCAGTGCCTCCAGCAGGGCCATTCGCAGCTGGCTGTCGCTGCCGCTCTCGCTGATCCAGGCGTGGAGCAGCCGGAGGCCATGGTAGTCGAGGAAGAGTCGCCGGCAGGGCAGCTCGCCACGTGTGAGCACGCCCAGCAGCTGGAGCCGCGTCTGGAGCAGCTTGGCGCGAACCATGCACCGCGAGAATCGCAACGTGTCCAGCTGGTTCTTCAGGCCGCTGCGGCTGAGTCGGGTGAGCTCCTCCACGACATCCGGATCCTCCAGCATGGCATGGAACTTGCTGACCTTGGGCTTGGCGCGGGCAACCTTCTCGCCCGAACCGGACGCACCAGCTCCACCGCTGGGTTTCAGCCAGCGACCGGCCTTGTATTCGCGATCCTTGGCCTTGGGCTGTTCCTTGCGCTTGCCGGGCTTGGCGGTGGCCTGCTTGCCCTTGACCTTGGCTCCCTTGGCCTTGACCTTGGGCGCCTTGGTCTCCACATCGGCCGTCACATCCGTCTcgatctcctcctcctcctcgacgTCGCTCTCGCTGCTCACGTCCAGCTGCTCGCCCTCATCCGAGTCCGGCTCGCCGCCGATCCATCCCCGGCAGTTGGCCGCCTCGCAGTAGCACCTCTGGGCATCCCTGCCGTATCGCTGGTACTGGTAATCGAAGGTGATCTCCTCGCCCGGCTGGATGGTCTTCACGCTGAAGAATCCGATGCGCAGCTCCCCGTTCACCGTCCACTTCTGGGTCTCGGCGTTCGGATCGCAGCTGTGGTTGATGTACCGCGAAATGTTGCCCTTGGAGGTGGCATCGATGATGGCCTCGCCGCGCAGCGCCATGAAGTAGTAGTGTCGCTTCCGGTCGCGGGAGTACAGGTGCTGGCGCCTCTCGAACTCCTCGCTATCGATCACCTCACCCACGTACTCCATGATGAACTCTCCGGGTGGGATTTGCAGCTCGGCCGTGATGCCGCAACCCTTCTTCTCGGTGCGGAAGACGCGGCACGGCCAGCACTGGTGCTGCTGGAAGCGCTTGTTGGTGCAGCGATCCCCGTTGGAGCACAGCGGTCCGCACTCGATCATCAACATGCGGTTGATGCAGCCGGAACCGCAACAGAGATGCCCCTGGGCATCCTCGTCACCGGTGAGGAAGCAGTCGCACTGCATCTCAGCATTCTCTTGACTTACCTGGAAGGGATTATCAAGAGATGGTTAGGAAGCTTGGAGGGAAGAGCTAATCCTTGAACTCACCTGACGGGCACAGCGGTAGTAGTTCTCCCTCAGCGGCTGGAATGTGTTGAGACCCTCGCTCCGGAGGAACTGCTCGTTGATGGCCTCGATGTTCGCCAGCTCGGTCAGCTGCTCGTCCATGCTGAGTGGCGTCAGGgcggtgctggtgctggtcaCGCCTCGGGCCTGGCCCGCTTTGAATCCTTGCGGCTTCTTCTTGATGCGATGGGAGCGCCGCACCCCACCATTGCCCTCCTGGGACTGCGTGCCCGAAGCATTCGACGACTCCTCGGTGGGCGAGGGTGACGGCGTCGTCGCTGGCGTCTCTATGTTCGCCACCCGCTGGGCAAACTCATCCTCCTGACTGTCCTGGGCGGGTGGCTCCACCTTAGTTGCCTCACCCGGCTGCTCCGCCTTCTGCTCCTCTTCCAGCTTGTAGTCCCGCTTGAGGAGATTTACGCCATCCTCGATGAACTTGGCAATGTCCTTCAGGGGATCGGGTGCCTCCAGCTCGGGGGAGATCTGGACATTGCTGCGCCGCATCTTGCTGCCGGAGGACGTGGACTCCGAGGACTCGGTCTCGGTGAGAGCCGCATGGAGGGCCTCTGTCGACttctgggccttcctcttcgtGGCAGTGGCTCCGCTGGCTAGCGAGGCACTCGAACTGGAGTCCATCGAGCTCTGGCGACTCATGGCGGCCTTCCCCGGCTTCCGGCCCCTCTTCTTGGGCGCCGGCTTGCTCGCCTCCTCGGGCTGTGGCGGCGGGGCCGTGGCCTTGGGATGCACCGAGTAGCGACGCTTGGTGATCGGCACCAAGGCCGCCTTGGACTTGGCCACCGGATGACGGTCCTCGCAAATGGTGTTCCGGCGCTGCTCCAGCTTGCTGAGGGCCGTGGCCCGGATCAGTTCCGGGGTGGAGCGCTTGGAGCGGGCCTTCTTCGAGCTGGCGTCCGAGGACGTGGAGATGGGCGACGATCCGCCCGTTAGATCCACAATGGGAATGGCCTTGGAGGCGCCGAGGTGCTTGGCCTCCTCTGAGATCGTGCTGCGACGCGAGTACAGTGCCTTCTTCTTGGCCCGGGTCTTCTTCGGTTTGGGCGCGGCCACCCAGCTGGAGTCGGAGTCCCCAGGCGAGCTGTTCCCCTCCCTCCGCTTCGCCATGGCGCTCCACAGAGCATCGCCCTCCGCAAACATGGTATTCCTCCGGAGCTTGGCCAAGATCTTGATCTGCGTTTTCTTTGGCTGGGCAGGAGTCGTGGCTGCGGAGAATGCCTTGCCCACCTTGGGCTGCGGCTGCCGTGGCGCTGGGACTGTGACTGGGACTGCTTTCTTCAGCTTCTTCTGACGCACCTGGGCCTTGGCCTTGTCCATGGCCTTGAACATGGCATCGCTCTCCACGAACTTGGACTTTTTCGAGTTCTCCTCTGGGGGATCTGCTTCTTTTTTGGAGGAAGTCGCTTCCGTAGGTGACTTCCGTTCCGGAAGACTCTTCTCCGAATCGGAGTCCTTTTTGGAAACCGAATTCTTTCGAGACCGGTCTTTGGGCTTTTCCTTCCTGGTCGCATCCTTGTCcttcttctccaccttctcccttTTGATGGACTTGCCTGGTTGACTCTCCTCGGTGCTGGAGGATTTCGGGAAAGATTTCCTCCGTTCCAGTGGCATTCTGGTAGTCTTCTGGGGCAGGGCTTTTGGCTTCTCTGGCTCCGATTCTGATTCCGCCGGCGACTTCTCTTCGCTCTTGGCCGGCTCAGTCTTCAAAGTGATTGCATCAGTCTTCGGTTTGCTTTCCACCTCCACCTCAGTACTGTCCACCACCTCCGCCGCCTCCACCGTTTTAGCCTCCACCTTCTCTGGTGACTTCTCGGAGATCGCCACTGCAACCTGATCGCCGAGTGGCCCTTCCGCAGTACTCCCCACGGTGTCGGATGGCCCGGGAGCCACGGGAGTCATTTGAGCCACCTTGGCGCCATCGGTTTGTTTAGTTCTGTCGGCCTCCAGTCGGCTCGTGGTGTCATCTACAACTCCTATAGATTCCGATTTGATGATTCGATCCCGAGTGGCCGGCTGCTTGGTGGCGTCGGGCCCATCGGGAGATGTCTCGCTAGTCTCCGCCTTCACTTCGACCGCCTCGGTCATGGGCTTTGTTTCTTCAGCTGCGGTGCTCGCGGCATGTGGTTCTTCCGATGGCTTGTCCAGCTTTTTCgtttccgtctccgtctccgtctcaTTCTCCACCTCCTTCATCATTTCTGGAGTCGTGGGCTTGTACTTCTTCAGCCTAACCACAATTTCCAATGTTTCCTCGGGAGGATCCTCCTTATCCTCGGGCAGAGTCGGTTCCAGTTTCACTTCCAGAGCCCCTCCCAACGCCGTATCGGCACTGGCTCCCGGCTGACTCTGGCTATCCTCAATGAGATCGATTAACAGAtgctcctcctgctcctggtcCTGCTCCTTCTCCAGGATCTGCTTGCTGCTCTCGGCCGCTATCTCCGCAAAGGTCTCCTCCAGAGTCTTACCTTggtggctgttgctgttgccgcgCTGGGATCGGCGACTGCGGCGCGGTGCTACCGACAAGGACTCGGTCTCCGGATCCACGGGCTCGGTCACGGATCTGGGGGCCacctcatcctcctcctcggccTCGTCGTCGGCCGACCACAAACTCGGTGGGCCACTAAGCACCTCCACCATTATGTCATCGGAGTCCTGATCGGCTCCGGACTCGGGCAGCAGCACCTGGATGTCGCTGGCGCTTGCTTCCTGGTTGGCAGTGTCCTCCTCCTTGCCCGCCGTCTCGATCTCGATGAATATGATCTGGGAGTCGGAGTCGGTGTTCTCGTCCGGAACGGAAATGACGGAAGTTACGGGTTCCTTTGGCAGTGGCTTCGGTTGCTCGTCGAGGGCGTTCTCGTCCTGGATTATGGGCGCCGACAGCGACAGCGTGGAtggcgaggaggaggaggagttgCCTCCGGCTCCCAGCAGCCGAATGCTGAGGGGCATCTCGCCGGAATCGGTGGACTCCAGTCGGCGGGACAAATTCAGCCGCTTGAGGGAGACGCGCAGCTTTCGCTTGGCGGGATCGAGGGCGGCGGCGGCGATCAGGTCACCACTGTCGCCTCCACTGCCCGTGGAGGTTGTGGTGTCCGAGTCGGATGTCATGGGAAGCGgagcctgctgctgctccgcGGGTCTAATCTTTCGGGGACGCCCGCGCTTTCGAACCACCGGTGCGGTCGGCACGACGGTGGCGGCAGTGGAGCTGGGCTCGCTGGTCACCTGGGCCACGATCAGGCTTTGGGTGGGCCGGGGCTTGGCGAACATCCCCAGGGCAGTGGGCGGCGGCTTGGGTGGCATCAGCTTGTTGCTCTCAAACATGGAGAACACTCGGTTCACCGGCGGAGCTGCACCCGATGGGCTGGCTATGGGATTTGTGGGGCAGCTGGAATTAGAATCAATACGGGCTTCGATTTGGATTTTGTGCGCCTTGCGGTTTTTATTCAACAGATCGCGGACATCGAACTTGATGACCTTCTTTCGGGAGCTGCGCCGGCAGGTCGAGTCTCCGTCCTCCAGCGACGACGGCGAGGGGGGCGACGTAACGGACGGGGATGGtgatggggatggggatgcGGGGGTGGTGGCTCTATTCGATGCTGAAACTGGGCTGGCAGGCTGACGGCCAGCTGTTGGGGGTGGTATCTTGGGCGGTCGCCCCCGACCACGGCCACGTGATGCAACGCCACCGCTGGCTGTCGCTGAAGAGCGGGCCGCCGCTGTAGTTGAGCCTCCACCCGCGCCGGATTCCTCCATTGCTACCGTTGACCCTaactaaaaaccaaaaattttagGTCAATTAGTGTCACTGAAAATCGATTCATTTACGGCGGGGGATGGAACTGTCTGTCAATTGGTGGgccttttcagttttttttcctCTCCCATTGAAAATCAGAACGGAACATTTTCTTCAAAACGAAGTTACAGTTAGGACTTTTGTCCGCCACTGTCACGGCACTGTGGGGAGGGGGGGCTATTGTCACATGAACACCACCAACGATGCCGGGGGGCACACACACTCGTTCATCTTCAtgtattttcgtttttatcgTTTTTCTCTTAAATCTCCAcggattttgttgtttatacACATGACGATGCTGCCAGATCGGTGCAGTGCCACCCTCGTACGGCCCGTGTATATGGTCACACTAACGCAAATCAGCGGGAAAATTTTAGAGATGACACTGAGAGACTATAACGGTTTTTAATAGTGATGACACTGATTAGAAACtttaaactattatttttttttaatatcatgATAAACGGagaagaaatataataaaaaatgaaataatgaGAAACTTTTTAAGCTTTGTCTATTGTACCAGAATTTCTTTTAGAACTACTTTTACTAGAAGTTTTTCTAGAAAAATTGGGAcgaaaatcataaataatttggcctttattttataaaacataaattctaaaaccaaaactactttattatttatctgGTTAAATATTGTAATCCTTTTCTCATTTAAGAAActcaaaaaaagggaaaaatccaaaataaatgatGCTTTTCCTTATTTTAATAACTAATATAAGGAACTCACGAACCACCAATCATGTATCTCTATAAATTTTATGGCACTATTCCAATtcccaacaaacaaacaaaatatttctttaaaaaaagcatTAATAAAgatgtttttcttaaaaaatggaCTAAAGATCCGCCATATATGTATCTCCATAAATAGTACAACACTTATCTCTTaacatattgaaaaaaaaaaaaataataattatgctttcaattctaaaaatttacttaaaaaaCCTCTTATTATGTATctccataaatatttcatcacTTTCATATTTCACTTCACTATTCCCCTTCACAAACCCAACACTTACCACTATTTCACCGTTATTTCTTTGGCGCCTTTTAACGGTAATGGAACTACTCTCTATTGGTAACACTGTGGTCGCCGCATACGCGTATGTGTTTGTTAGCTTTCCACCGAAACCGTAAAGGAagaagtttgtttttttttaaaggaaatcGACTTTTTAGGGACCTGTTTAGTTTTTGGTTGTAACTTTTATGTTGTCGCAGAGTTAACAATAGAGACCGGTCTGTCAACCGATTTGATAAATAGTTCATAGACTGCTACGATtgggaaaattggggaaaCTCAAATAACAACAAAGGACACAGGACGCACACACATCGAATCCCTCAATAAGCCGGAGCTCGAAAATAGAAAAATCGAAGTGGCCTAAATGTCAAGGACACGGGAGCGTCGAGCCACAACATTCAGTCGATTTGAAGAACTACGAGAGTTGCGACAAAAAAGCTTTAAAtcggaaaataattaatattaaaaaagaagatatatatatttaataaaatttagaaattttaGAAAGCCGCTATGTCGAACCCCACACACGTAAGACCTCCAAACAACAACTTGGGATCTTTGTCATCCAACTCAGTCTCATCGTCCTGTTCATCACCTGTTTCTGTAACAGTACAACCGGCTGGAAATGGATCCAATGCCACATCGACATCATCTAGCTCCTCCTGCACCTCAGGAGGGGTCATGTCAAAGGACAGAACCGGATTACCGCCAGtttatttaaatcttaatGATGTAAGTTATGGAAATACTCTATTTTCAAGCAGATCCTAAGCTGATCATTCTATATAGCACTCTGGTAAGGATCAGAGCCAGTCGCAATCCTCCTGCTCACCCCTGCAGCACTGGGACGATGCCCGTACCGCTGATGTCTGGCTCTCATCGCTCCACAGCGTCATCTTCATTATCACTTGCGCCCTGGCCGCCTTTATTCTGTTTCGCAACGTGCTCACCTGGTGATTATGATTATACTGGCTGGCTATAGTTCTCTTCTCTTCCAGagattctctttttttttttattccctAACAGAGGGTAGTACTCTACTTTAGCAAGTGGTCTAGGAAGTCTAGGAAGTAGTCTTA
It encodes the following:
- the Set2 gene encoding histone-lysine N-methyltransferase Set2 isoform X1: MEESGAGGGSTTAAARSSATASGGVASRGRGRGRPPKIPPPTAGRQPASPVSASNRATTPASPSPSPSPSVTSPPSPSSLEDGDSTCRRSSRKKVIKFDVRDLLNKNRKAHKIQIEARIDSNSSCPTNPIASPSGAAPPVNRVFSMFESNKLMPPKPPPTALGMFAKPRPTQSLIVAQVTSEPSSTAATVVPTAPVVRKRGRPRKIRPAEQQQAPLPMTSDSDTTTSTGSGGDSGDLIAAAALDPAKRKLRVSLKRLNLSRRLESTDSGEMPLSIRLLGAGGNSSSSSPSTLSLSAPIIQDENALDEQPKPLPKEPVTSVISVPDENTDSDSQIIFIEIETAGKEEDTANQEASASDIQVLLPESGADQDSDDIMVEVLSGPPSLWSADDEAEEEDEVAPRSVTEPVDPETESLSVAPRRSRRSQRGNSNSHQGKTLEETFAEIAAESSKQILEKEQDQEQEEHLLIDLIEDSQSQPGASADTALGGALEVKLEPTLPEDKEDPPEETLEIVVRLKKYKPTTPEMMKEVENETETETETKKLDKPSEEPHAASTAAEETKPMTEAVEVKAETSETSPDGPDATKQPATRDRIIKSESIGVVDDTTSRLEADRTKQTDGAKVAQMTPVAPGPSDTVGSTAEGPLGDQVAVAISEKSPEKVEAKTVEAAEVVDSTEVEVESKPKTDAITLKTEPAKSEEKSPAESESEPEKPKALPQKTTRMPLERRKSFPKSSSTEESQPGKSIKREKVEKKDKDATRKEKPKDRSRKNSVSKKDSDSEKSLPERKSPTEATSSKKEADPPEENSKKSKFVESDAMFKAMDKAKAQVRQKKLKKAVPVTVPAPRQPQPKVGKAFSAATTPAQPKKTQIKILAKLRRNTMFAEGDALWSAMAKRREGNSSPGDSDSSWVAAPKPKKTRAKKKALYSRRSTISEEAKHLGASKAIPIVDLTGGSSPISTSSDASSKKARSKRSTPELIRATALSKLEQRRNTICEDRHPVAKSKAALVPITKRRYSVHPKATAPPPQPEEASKPAPKKRGRKPGKAAMSRQSSMDSSSSASLASGATATKRKAQKSTEALHAALTETESSESTSSGSKMRRSNVQISPELEAPDPLKDIAKFIEDGVNLLKRDYKLEEEQKAEQPGEATKVEPPAQDSQEDEFAQRVANIETPATTPSPSPTEESSNASGTQSQEGNGGVRRSHRIKKKPQGFKAGQARGVTSTSTALTPLSMDEQLTELANIEAINEQFLRSEGLNTFQPLRENYYRCARQVSQENAEMQCDCFLTGDEDAQGHLCCGSGCINRMLMIECGPLCSNGDRCTNKRFQQHQCWPCRVFRTEKKGCGITAELQIPPGEFIMEYVGEVIDSEEFERRQHLYSRDRKRHYYFMALRGEAIIDATSKGNISRYINHSCDPNAETQKWTVNGELRIGFFSVKTIQPGEEITFDYQYQRYGRDAQRCYCEAANCRGWIGGEPDSDEGEQLDVSSESDVEEEEEIETDVTADVETKAPKVKAKGAKVKGKQATAKPGKRKEQPKAKDREYKAGRWLKPSGGAGASGSGEKVARAKPKVSKFHAMLEDPDVVEELTRLSRSGLKNQLDTLRFSRCMVRAKLLQTRLQLLGVLTRGELPCRRLFLDYHGLRLLHAWISESGSDSQLRMALLEALESLPIPNRTMLNDSKIYQSVQLWSNSLGEPQDGAEGDASQSALRPRMAALLKKWQALPEIFRIPKRERIEQMKEHEREADRPPEPRFHSSTGLEDLRERDDGSSSDPYRQDRFRGQRDITNNRNNNKPTRMSGNNTICTITTQQKGNNNNGTMEGINRMDNRRRSDIGPTLGGEARRAPLSKELRRSLFERKVSIVRAAAGGGGVPAVPSLTTSVKPTPQVALDEAEKRVCSEDWREHEARCDFFGADLSTDPKMLPFYQNTETGEWFNSEDMPLPPPQRTDAQAQAMLSPESDGGPSTSGAAAEYKLPAGVDPLPPSWHWRLTPDGDIFYYNLRDRISQWEPPTPEQRLQTLIAVEDPAKQPPPLQELQIDTASELIHVDVDYVGSLSNKSLAQYVESKVKERREMRRNRLVSVRQISPRRDEDRLYNQLESRKYKENKEKIRRRKELYRRRRLDAAIAGPGPGPGGSGTTTDGTSPNNSLPIQGYLYSSDEDASTDVPAVELPLIDGIVAGGMQVDELDALNMEPSTSQAAKAAAALASLIKLPIAGLVQVEEVGSPPVQVLGSKRKLPMPPILDFKRQRSAPDHRIKKSKTTLLSNIVIGGREAHGKFRSDISGTVAEFLRPYRKDTCTLGRITSEEDYQFLIKRLTHHITTKEMRYCDMTGNPLACTESVKHKSYDFINQYMRKKGRVYKRPADETIF
- the Set2 gene encoding histone-lysine N-methyltransferase Set2 isoform X2 — protein: MEESGAGGGSTTAAARSSATASGGVASRGRGRGRPPKIPPPTAGRQPASPVSASNRATTPASPSPSPSPSVTSPPSPSSLEDGDSTCRRSSRKKVIKFDVRDLLNKNRKAHKIQIEARIDSNSSCPTNPIASPSGAAPPVNRVFSMFESNKLMPPKPPPTALGMFAKPRPTQSLIVAQVTSEPSSTAATVVPTAPVVRKRGRPRKIRPAEQQQAPLPMTSDSDTTTSTGSGGDSGDLIAAAALDPAKRKLRVSLKRLNLSRRLESTDSGEMPLSIRLLGAGGNSSSSSPSTLSLSAPIIQDENALDEQPKPLPKEPVTSVISVPDENTDSDSQIIFIEIETAGKEEDTANQEASASDIQVLLPESGADQDSDDIMVEVLSGPPSLWSADDEAEEEDEVAPRSVTEPVDPETESLSVAPRRSRRSQRGNSNSHQGKTLEETFAEIAAESSKQILEKEQDQEQEEHLLIDLIEDSQSQPGASADTALGGALEVKLEPTLPEDKEDPPEETLEIVVRLKKYKPTTPEMMKEVENETETETETKKLDKPSEEPHAASTAAEETKPMTEAVEVKAETSETSPDGPDATKQPATRDRIIKSESIGVVDDTTSRLEADRTKQTDGAKVAQMTPVAPGPSDTVGSTAEGPLGDQVAVAISEKSPEKVEAKTVEAAEVVDSTEVEVESKPKTDAITLKTEPAKSEEKSPAESESEPEKPKALPQKTTRMPLERRKSFPKSSSTEESQPGKSIKREKVEKKDKDATRKEKPKDRSRKNSVSKKDSDSEKSLPERKSPTEATSSKKEADPPEENSKKSKFVESDAMFKAMDKAKAQVRQKKLKKAVPVTVPAPRQPQPKVGKAFSAATTPAQPKKTQIKILAKLRRNTMFAEGDALWSAMAKRREGNSSPGDSDSSWVAAPKPKKTRAKKKALYSRRSTISEEAKHLGASKAIPIVDLTGGSSPISTSSDASSKKARSKRSTPELIRATALSKLEQRRNTICEDRHPVAKSKAALVPITKRRYSVHPKATAPPPQPEEASKPAPKKRGRKPGKAAMSRQSSMDSSSSASLASGATATKRKAQKSTEALHAALTETESSESTSSGSKMRRSNVQISPELEAPDPLKDIAKFIEDGVNLLKRDYKLEEEQKAEQPGEATKVEPPAQDSQEDEFAQRVANIETPATTPSPSPTEESSNASGTQSQEGNGGVRRSHRIKKKPQGFKAGQARGVTSTSTALTPLSMDEQLTELANIEAINEQFLRSEGLNTFQPLRENYYRCARQVSQENAEMQCDCFLTGDEDAQGHLCCGSGCINRMLMIECGPLCSNGDRCTNKRFQQHQCWPCRVFRTEKKGCGITAELQIPPGEFIMEYVGEVIDSEEFERRQHLYSRDRKRHYYFMALRGEAIIDATSKGNISRYINHSCDPNAETQKWTVNGELRIGFFSVKTIQPGEEITFDYQYQRYGRDAQRCYCEAANCRGWIGGEPDSDEGEQLDVSSESDVEEEEEIETDVTADVETKAPKVKAKGAKVKGKQATAKPGKRKEQPKAKDREYKAGRWLKPSGGAGASGSGEKVARAKPKVSKFHAMLEDPDVVEELTRLSRSGLKNQLDTLRFSRCMVRAKLLQTRLQLLGVLTRGELPCRRLFLDYHGLRLLHAWISESGSDSQLRMALLEALESLPIPNRTMLNDSKIYQSVQLWSNSLGEPQDGAEGDASQSALRPRMAALLKKWQALPEIFRIPKRERIEQMKEHEREADRPPEPRFHSSTGLEDLRERDDGSSSDPYRQDRFRGQRDITNNRNNNKPTRMSGNNTICTITTQQKGNNNNGTMEGINRMDNRRRSDIGPTLGGEARRAPLSKELRRSLFERKVALDEAEKRVCSEDWREHEARCDFFGADLSTDPKMLPFYQNTETGEWFNSEDMPLPPPQRTDAQAQAMLSPESDGGPSTSGAAAEYKLPAGVDPLPPSWHWRLTPDGDIFYYNLRDRISQWEPPTPEQRLQTLIAVEDPAKQPPPLQELQIDTASELIHVDVDYVGSLSNKSLAQYVESKVKERREMRRNRLVSVRQISPRRDEDRLYNQLESRKYKENKEKIRRRKELYRRRRLDAAIAGPGPGPGGSGTTTDGTSPNNSLPIQGYLYSSDEDASTDVPAVELPLIDGIVAGGMQVDELDALNMEPSTSQAAKAAAALASLIKLPIAGLVQVEEVGSPPVQVLGSKRKLPMPPILDFKRQRSAPDHRIKKSKTTLLSNIVIGGREAHGKFRSDISGTVAEFLRPYRKDTCTLGRITSEEDYQFLIKRLTHHITTKEMRYCDMTGNPLACTESVKHKSYDFINQYMRKKGRVYKRPADETIF